ATAGCGAGGATAGGATGGCTCCCCGACTCCTTCGGGTTCTCAGCCCAACTACCCCAGCTATTAAGAAAAGCTGGTTTAGAAGTATTCGTAACCCATAAGCTTATGTGGAATGATACCAATAAGTTTCCACACACCCTCTTCCAATGGGAGGGTTTAGACGGTACGAGAATCCCAGTCCACATAATATCTGTAACTTACAACGGTGAAGCTACAGTTGAAGAAATACTTAGGGTTTGGGAGAACCACATCGAGAAGAATTATGGGGCAGCCATTCATACTGTAGGATATGGAAATGGAGGTGGAGGACCTAACGTCTTTATAGCTGAAAGACTATTATGGATTAATAAACTACCTTCAACACCTAGAGTAAAGTACAATTTAGCAGACGAAGACTACGTGAAGTACGTGAAAGAATTATCTCAGAAGCTCCCGGTGTGGAAGGGTGAAATGTACGTTGAAACACACAGGGGAACTTACACAACTAACCATAAGATTAAGGAGTTAGTATCAAGGCTTGAAAGATGTCTTAGAACCACAGAGATCTGGGCCACTATCTCCTGGATTGAAAACCATGCACGTTACCCTAGGGAATCTCTTAGTGAAATCTGGGAGAAGCTCTTGAGGAGCCAGTTCCATGATGTTCTACCAGGTTCAGCAAACTTTGAAGCATACCAGGAGGCTTATAAAGACCTCGAGGAAGCTCTGCAGAAATGCGAGGAGACACTAAGAAGAACGCTCTACACGTTTAGCGGGCCGGAGGATCCTAGTGGAAAGTACATATATGTATTCAACTCTCTACCATGGACTAGACGAGAAGTAATCACACTACCTAGAGGTACATATGTGTCGAAAAACCTGAAGGTCGCAGGCGCACAGAGCATTGGGGAAAACACTGTAATTGAAATAGAGGTACCAGGTATAGGTTACGGTGTCCTCGAGAAAACATCTAGTGAGCCTGCAGTCCAAGAGGGACCTGTAAAAGTTCAAAGAGAACCCGGTAGAATAATATTAAGTAACGAGTTCATTGATGTCTTCGTGTATAGTGATGGAAGTATCTCTCTAGTAAGCAGGGAGTTGAAATGGGAAGCTATAGGGAGAGGAAGCCTGCAGCTTAAAGCACACCAGGATAAGCCAGGTCTATTCGATGCATGGGATATTGAAAAGAGTTCTCTCGAAGACCCTGGTGTACCGTTAAGACCTCTCGGCGAGCCGAGAGTAGTACTAGAAGGCCCATTAATAGCCTGTGTTGAAATCCCACTAGGATTCAAAAACTCTAAGGTAAACATGAACGTGTGCCTAAAAGGCTCATCTAAACTACTAGAAGTTAAGATGAATGTAAATTGGAATACAAGAGGATATCTCCTCAAGTTATGGATGAAACCATCAATAAACTCCGATAAAATACAATGCGAAATACCATTCGGTGTTCTAGAACGGGCTTTAAAACCACAGAGCAAGTGGGATGAAGCGAAATATGAATTCCCAGTCCTCAGATGGATCGATATATCAGATGGTTCTAAAGGACTTGCAGTAATCTCCACCATTAAACACGGGTATTCCCCCAGAGAAGACTGGATCGGGCTTACAATAGCTAAATCACCGTTATTCCCAGACCCCTACTCCAACCTCGAACCATTCAATGTTGAAGTATACCTCTACGCTCATGAAGGAGACTACAGGAAGGGTGAAGTATATAGAAGAGCATACGAGGTATGGGATAAACTCGAGGTTAAAGCATCTCATAAACCACCCTCAGAGTACGTGAAAACCTATGTTTCCGTGGAAAGTGGTAGCGCCTTGATAGAAGCCCTGAAAAAAGCTGAGAGTGGAGAAAGCCTTATAATGAGAATATATGATGCTACTGGAACTGCAAATGAAACTGAAATAAAGCTATGGAAAGCTTTCAGCATTAGTGAAGCGGATCTCCTCGAAGAACCCTTAAGCTCTCAGGAATACAGCGGAGGAAAATTGCGATTACATCTAAAGGGATTCGAAGTAAAAACTCTTAGATTAACCCCTTCATAATTTTTGAAAACCATAATTCTTGTATAACGTAAATGTATGGAATTATAGATCAAAATAGATTATATGAGTATATATGGTACGGAATTCTACATAGAAAAATTTAAATACTGCTGAACCATACTTTATATTGAATGGGTGAAGTAATGACTACACATAGAATTACAAAAGCTATAATTCCTCTGATACTATTAGTATCAACACTACTAACACCCATGATATCACTAATAGCAGTTGGACAGGAAATACCAATACCACTACCACCCGGCGTCACAGCTAAGAGAGGAGACATCCTCATTGTGGAAAACCATTATGGAACATTCACAGACCCCGATAACTTCAATTACTTAATTCCTGGAAGACCGGGTTTCGGAGCTTCCGGCTTCTCCCAGGTGTGTGCAGGGTTCCTTTGGTACATTAATACAACTAACAGCGAGCTGATCAACTGGCTGGCAGCCAGTCCACCCGAGTACTCCTCAGACTATAAGACCATGACAATCTATCTGAGAAAAGGATTATACTGGAATGATGGCCACCCATTCACAGCTGATGACGTAGTATTCACCATTAATCTCTACAAGAATACTCCAGGTCTAGTTCCCAATCCAGCTTATAAGGAATGGATTGATAGGGTAGAAAAAGTAGATGACTATACCGTGAAGATATACCTCAGTAAACCTAGTCCTAAACTACACATAATACTCTTCACAGTAACAATATATGGCGGCCCCTCAAACGTTATTCTCCCCAAGCACGTATGGGAGGGGCAAGACCCACTTAAATTCAAATTCTATCCACCGGTGTGCATAGGGCCATATAATCTAAAAGCCATAGATCCCGGTGGAAACTGGTTCCTCTGGGAGAGATATGAGGACTGGTGGGGCACTAAACTCTATGGAATGAAACCCGGTCCCAAGTACGTCTTATTCCTGCATCCCGGGCCTGAAGAGAAGAAGGCCCTAGCAATGGTTAACCATCAATTAGACTGCATAAGAACATTCCTTCCAGAAAACTTCGATATAGTATGGAAGAATAATCCATATCTAGGTGGATACTATGGAATGAAAGCACCATATGCCTTCCCATACGATGCCTGTGTTAAAGGTATAGCGTTCAATGTCCTGAAATATCCATTCAATATAACTGAGGTTAGAAGAGCTTTAACTTTCGCTATAAACTTCGAAAATATCTATGAGGCATTCAAAGGACCCGATGGCTCTCTACCAGTTCCCGCAGCACTGCCAGTTGTACCCACTCCATTAGCAGTGGAATTATATTATAAGCCTTTAGAAGGAGAATTAGTGAAACTAGGCTATGATCCTGAAACCAAATGGTGGAAGTATGATCCCCAATTAGCTGAGCAGTTATTAACAAGTGTGGGATTCCGGAGAGGCCCTGACGGCAAGTGGCTCTTACCCAATGGTGAGAAATGGAAGATCACGATAACAGCTCCCTCAGGCTTCGAAATGGAGAGCCAGAGAATAGCCTTCCTAGTAGCTGACCAATGGAGAGCATTCGGTATAGATGTAGATGTTGCACCTGTAGAGAGTGGCCCATTCTCGACAGCGTGGAGTAGGGGTGAATTTGAAGTTGGAGCATTCTGGCCTGGATGCTCGCTACTATCGGATCTAACCCTACATATAAATGGGTGGGCTCGCAAGTACTTTGACCCGGGTGCACCTAGCGTTGGATGGTCAGACTATAACTTCTCGAAGAAAGCCGAACTAGATAAAATAATAGATGAGATGGAGATGCTACCATCCACGGATCCCAAGGTCATAGAGCTCGGGAGACAAGCTCTACTCATCTGGGCTGAGCAATTGCCATGGGTAGGATTCTTCCCAACACCATTCTACACTGTTAACGATAACTACGTGTGGACTAACTGGCCGTATTATCCAGACAACTACTACATGGATCCAGTATACTGGTGGGCTCAGATGCTCTTCATTATTCTAAGGCTTCAGCCAACAGGTAGGGTAGACCACTTATATCCCAATGAACCAGGGACTCCTCCAACCTCTAGCTGGCCTCCCATTAAAGCACCAACCACCACGACACCAGGCACTCCGGCAGGAACGGTGACTGTCACTCGAACCATAATTACCACGACTACAACTGCTGTGACTACCCCTGTAACTGTTCCTACACTAGATACTACTACTGTGACTGTTGTAGCCATAATAGCATTAATAATAGGTTTAGCTGTAGGCTGGGTTATTGCAAGAAGACGGTGAAGGTGATTCTAAATGAATGCTTTTTTAAAATACATATTCATGAGGTTTATTTACTTCCTTATAACCATTATATCAGCCTTTAGTATTACATTTATTCTCCTTAGATTTATGCCTGTTGATGCAGTCGAAAATATAGTTGCCATGATGACAGCTCAAGGACAGGTAGTGGACCCCGAAGCTTTAAAGATCCTTAGGAGGCAACTCTACGAGCTATTTGGTCTTACAGGTACTATTTGGGATCAATACTTGAAGTTTCTAAGAAGCGCCTTTACATTTGACTTCGGGCCGTCAATTATGAGTTTTCCTACCCCTGTAGTCGAATTAATAGAAGAACGTCTCCCATATACTCTCTGGCTTCTCGGTACATCAATTATAATTTCATGGGTCCTCGGGAATATCATAGGCATGATAGCCTCTCTAAAAGAGGACTCAATAGCTTCAAAAATCCTGCAGAGTATAGCTGTAACACTCTACCCTATACCATACTACATTCTAGCATTACTCCTCGTATTTCTCTTCATATTCAAGATACCACTATTCCCTCTTGTAAGCTCGTTCGCAATAAGTCTCAACACTATCCCTGAGATGCTAAGGGCTACGACGCTTCCAGCTCTCTCAATAATATTGATAAGTGCATTGGGATGGTGGTTCCTTAGCTCTAGAGCTTTAACACTAAGGGTTTTATCCGAGGATTATGTTAGGTATGCCGTTATAAGAGCCCTCCCTGAAAAGAGAATTATTGGAAGATACGTATTTAGAAACATACTTACACCACAGGTGACTGCTCTAGGGCTTTCACTTGGACAGATATTTAGTGGTGCACTTCTCACAGAAGTTGTATTCGCTTATCCAGGGATTGGCCAGCTACTCTACAGGTCTGTTATGACAGGCGATATCCCAACAGCAATAGGTATTGTCACGCTCTCAATCTATGCTACAGCCCTGGCTACTTTCATACTCGATGTGATCTACGTTTTCATAGATCCTAGAGTACGGTTGAGGTGAAGATGTTGACTTTAAAACTTTATCTTGTAAATCTAATGAGAACTTCCGCTAGTATATATAGGTCAAGCTTGAAATTCAGAGCGGGACTTATATTGTTTTTAATTTTAATACTATTCGCCTTAATCTCTCTATTCGCTCCTCCCGGATTTGAAAGATGGTTCAAGTACCCGAAGGATGCTCCTCCATCATTTTCAAGCTTAGATCTTCTCTTAGGGACTACTACAACAGGCAGGAGTGTTTTCTGGTCGGCTACGAGTGCTGTGGCAAACTCGCTGCTGATAGGCTTTACAACAGCTCTCATAGCAGCACATATAGGGCTTTTAACTGGTATCGTGGCCGGCTATAAAGGAGGGTTAATTGAGAAGCTTTTAATGACTCTAACAGATATATTTATAGTTACACCCCCGCTACCATTACAGGTAGTACTCGTCATGCTTCTTAAAAACTACATCAACATGTTTCTTATAGCACTAATTCTCTCGATATCCTCATGGCCATGGCCGGCTAGACAGGTTAGAGGGATAATGCTGAGTTTAAGAGAAAGAGAATTTATAATTACAGCTAGTTTCTCAGGACTAACTGAGTGGGAAATAGTTTTCAGGGAGATACTGCCACATGTGCTTGGATGGCACCTAGTCAACTTCACCAATACCGTGCTCTATGCTATAGGTAGTGAAGCTGGTCTTGCAATACTAGGGTTATCTATACTCCACAAGGATACCTTGGGTACAATGATATACTGGTCTGTTATAGGCTACCCCTCTCTATTCAGAGGTATTTGGTGGTGGTTTCTGACTCCAGTAATACTCATAATACTGATAATGATAAGCTTGTACTTAATTTCCATTGGTATCGCCGAATACATCGAACCTAGAAAGAAGACTAAGGGGGTAGCTTGAATGAGAGGAAACTGGATTTTAAAGCTTGAAAGCGTGAGAGGAGGGTATCAGGTAGGCTCATCCGAAAAAGACTACATAGATGCTGTAAGCAATGTAAGCCTCGAGGTTTACAATGAGGAAGTCCTCGGAATAGTTGGAGAGTCTGGTAGCGGGAAATCCACACTGGTGAAAATTATATACGGGGATTTAACCCCACCTTTAGTCGTGAAGAGTGGAAAAGTAGTATTAGATGCTAGTGAGAACCCGGTAGACATGATATCCTTAAAACCTGCAGAGAGAAGAAAACTTTGGTGGAAAACCATTAGCTACATCCCTCAGCAGTCGATGAGTGTTTTAAACCCCACGATGAGGATTAGAGATCACTTCATTGAAACACTAAAATATCATGCAGGCATGGAGAAGAATGAGGCAGTAAAGCTTATTTCAAAGCATGTTGAGGAGGTAGGGTTAACAAGAGATGTTCTCAACGCGTACCCTCATCAGTTAAGCGGTGGTATGAGGCAAAGGATAATAATAGCTCTAGCTCTCATGCTTAAGCCTAAAGTAATCATAGCGGATGAACCCACCACAGGGCTCGATGTAATCGTTCAGAGGGGAGTGCTTCAAAGCCTGCTTGAAAACGTGAGAAAGTATAAGAGCACGCTCATCATTGTCAGCCACGATATAGGCGTAATATCGATGATCACGGATAGAATCGCCGTCATGTACGCGGGGAAAATAGTCGAGGTAGGTAAAACCGAGAGGATACTGCAGAAACCGCTCCACCCCTATACTAAGGCCCTCATAGAGTCAATTCCATTAATAGGTGATAGAACTCCTAGGAAGGGATTACCGGGACTACCGCCGAATCTTAAGTCTCCTCCACCGGGATGCCGCTTCCACCCGCGGTGCCCTCTAGCTAGGGATATCTGCAGGAGGGAGGAGCCACCACTAGTAGAAGTAGAGCCAGGCCACTACGTTAAATGCTGGCTGTATTCGGAGGGTAGGAAATGACAGAGGAATCACTCCTCAAAGTAGTAAACGTGACGAAAACCTTTAGATACGGCGTAGTATTTGGATTTCAATTCAACGCGCTTGAGAACATATATCTAGAGTTAGGCAGTAATCCATCTATCTACACGATAGCAGGGGAAAGCGGCTCCGGTAAGTCAACGCTAGCAAAGATAATTCTAGGCGTGCTCGAACCCGACTCAGGTGAAGTACTCTACAAGGGTAGGAACGTGCACAAGTTGAGTAAGGATGAGAAAAAATGGTTTAGAAGAGAAGTTCAACCTATATTCCAAGACCCCTACTCGACATTCAATCCTCTCAGAGACGTCTATTCCTACCTAGTAGATACAGCGTTAAATTTAAAGATAGCCGGCGATAGAAAAGAGGCTGAGGATATAGTAGCAAAGAGCCTTGAATCCGTGGGGCTTCACCCGGAGGAAGTTAAGGGTAAGAGGCCCTCAGAGTTCTCAGGAGGACAGCTTCAGAGAGTATCAATAGCTAGAGCAATAATACCCAGGCCTAGACTTATAATTGCTGATGAGCCAGTCTCAATGCTGGATGCTTCACTTAGAACAAACATCCTCGAGATATTCAAGAAGCTTAAAGAAGAAGAGGGTATTTCCTTCATCTACATAACACACGACCTCTCAACCGCGTACTACGTGAGCAATGAGATAATGATACTACTAAGAGGGCAAACCATGGAGAGAGGCCCTGCAGAGAAAGTTTTAATCGACCCCCTCCACCCTTATGTTAAAACACTTGTAGAATCCATTCCGGAACCAAACCTCGAGAAGAAGCCATCATGGCTCTCAAAGATAAAGCTGGGAGGTATAGAGGAGAAGGAGTTCATAGTGAAAGGATGTAGATTTAGAAACAGGTGCCCACATGCATCTGAGAAATGCGAGAGAACACCACCAGAATTCTACATTAAGGATAAGGGAGTCTGGGTTCGATGCTGGCTCTACGAGAAAGAAGCCTCTCAAGTAAGACAGTAATTCAAACAGCATTCACCACGATCCAGCAAGCTTCAAGCACAAGGCTTCAATCCCCCTTCGGGTTTACCGCTGTTCTACTCTAACTTGTATGGTCACCAGGCTTAAAGATGGAAATATCATCGGGTTTCCATAGCTTCATCATCAAATATAGTACTTTCTCTCACATTAATATAAGCCTGAGATTGAAGCCTCAGTGAAGTTGGTTTCCACTAGATTCCATGACCGTTGAGTACTCGGAGCCCCGGAGACCGCTGTAGCCAACTATATACTCAGCTCTCGTGATGCACTCCAGGAATTTTTCTTCTTCACTAAGGTATGCTATGATAGTGGAATAGGCTTCTCTTCAGGAGCTGCGACTGCTCTACTGGGAAACCCTGCATAAATTAGTATCCTAGGCTACAGCTTCATACTTATACAATTCACGCTCGAACAACATGGATATTTTTACCGCATAGCTTCGCCTAAGATAATCGATACCTAAACCAGTGAGCAATTTAAATACAGCACTACTCTCGGCCTCTCTTATCAGGGGAGCCCTATACAGGTCTATCAGCGTACTTCTTTCTCTAAGTATTTTTCCTCCAAGTTTAATACCGTCCATGTAAGCCTTATGGAGCATCCTGAACACCTCTCTAGCTGAACCTGCTACTTTACTCCCTGAAATTATGGAAGCCATAGAGGGGAAAATACCTAGTAGTAGCGTCCTTAACAGTACTCTCCTCCTTAAACCTATACTTCTTATCAGGAGTTTATACTTGCTATTGCTTACTTCATTTAATACTGTATAATTCCGGGTTGCGAGATAAAGCTGCAAGGGTTTTACCCGCTTAAATGTAGATGATCTACTATGAAGGCTAGTAACTATAGGATAAGACACCACTTTGAAGCCGGTGTTCCACAATTCTAATCCTAGTAGGCAGTCATCGTAGTAGGCGAACATTTCATCATAGAATATTTTATCTTCATAGCCTGTAGCTTTCTTCAAAGCTTCAACATTATATATTGAGTAAGCGCCGTCAGCGTATGTTACATAGAATGCCTTTTTAATAGTATGCGGGTTTAAACCTTGATATAATTGATGAACCACAAGTAGTTCAGTTAGTATACCGCCTGATGTATCAATCAACCCGGTTTCCAGGTTGATGATTACCCCTTGAGCAGCTCCCACATCCCTCATAGACTCCATGTATTCTACGAGTTCTCTTAAGCTACTCTGAAGCGGTATTGCATCATTATTCAATAATACTACGTATTTGGAACCTGGATCCCGTGCCTTATAAGCTATATTATTACCTCCTGTGAACCCTAGATTTCTCTCTAATCTAATAACTTTCTTATCCACTGGGAGTTTTTCAGCGATATTTTTAACTTCCTGATAGCTGCCGTCGGTTGACCCGTTGTCAACTATTATAACCTCGTAGTTAGGGTAGTCGAGTTCTGCTACTGCTTCCAGGGACTTCTTAACGATATCCAATATCTTCATGCTATTATGGTTTAACCAGAGTATAGAGACACGTGGCCAGGTCACGATGCCCGCTCACCTGGACTACAAGAGTTTAAGGATTTAAGGGTACTCGAAGTTTACTTCTGCTTCTCTTAGTGGAGGGCACTTCTCGTCTTTACTGCTTACTACTGCTTCTCTTATAGGCCACTTCACGCCTAGCTCGGGGTCGCTCCAGTTTATGCATCTCTCGCTCTCTCTACTGTACTCTTTTGTCACGAAGTAGAGGACTAGTGTGTTGTCTTCTAGTGCCTGGAAGCCGTGGGCGAAGCCTGGAGGGATCCAGAGTAGCCGGGGCTCTTCGGCTGAAAGCTCGACCATCACGTGCTTGCCGAACCACGGGGATCCTCTTCTTATATCCACGGCTACATCGACTATTCTACCGTTTAATACTGTCACCAGCTTGCCTTGCTCCATTGGTTTAAGCTGGTAGTGTAGTCCCCTGATAACTCCCCTCTTAGATCTACTTAGATTAGCTTGAACGAACACGTAGTTTACTCCCTCCAGCATGTAGGATGAGTACTTGTATAGCTCTACGAAGAATCCTCTTTCATCCGGGAATACTACTGGCTCCACTAGAATTAAATCAGGTATTTCAAGCCTCTTGAAGCTCTTGAAGGGCATCCCCTCAACTCTACCTGCCTAGTAGTACAGTAGCCTCCTTCTTGAACTCCTTGAGCGCTAGGTTTAAATCGTAGAATGGAGTCTTAAGTATCCTTCTAGCTCTCGATGTATCCAGGCTTGAATCCCGTGGCCTCCTGGCAATCCACTTCTCTTTAAACTCATCTATTCTAGCCTCTACTACTAGACTACTAGGCAGGCTTAAGGCTTCAGCTGTAATCCTAGCGAACTCGTAGCGGCTTAACCGGGGCCCGGCTACGTGGAGCACGCCTAGAGGTTTAACCTCTACTACTTCAGCTACTGCTTCAGCTAGCAGCTTATTGTATGTTGGCGACACGTACTGGTCTACTAGGGCTTTAACCTCCTCCCCTCTACTGAGTTTCTCCACGATGTACTCTGCAAAGCTCTTCTTAGAGCCGCCTACACCATATACAGCGCTAGTCCTAATAATAGTGTAGAGGAGGTCGCTGCTCTTAACGATCTCCTCGCCTATCAGCTTTGTTAACCCATAGTAGTTTACAGGGTTAGGTGTATCATGCTCACTATACAATCCTTTCTCGCCGTCGAACACGTAGTCTGTGGAGATGTATACTACATGAGAGTTCACGACTCTAGCAGTTCTCACAATACTGCGAGTAGCTTCAACATTAATCCTCCATGCTTGAATCTTATCTCGCTCGCAGCCATCTACATCAGTGTAAGCGGCTGCGTGAACTATAACCTCTGGTTTAACCTTGAGTATAAGATCCTCTAGGTGAATCCAGTCTGTGAGATACAGAGGTACAGCTTTAATGTTCCGTGTACTGCTCTCCACGCCTGGAGTCTTATGCTCCCTGTAGACTGCTACAACCTCGTAGCCCTTCTCAGCTAGAAGCAGCGTTAGCTTGGAGCCTAGGAGCCCGCTTGCACCAGTCACTAGTACACGGGCTGCCACTCGTGTCACCTCCACGGCTCCTCCTTCTTCAAGTAGTAGTCGTCTAGAAGCGGGCGCCACCACCACTCGTTTGAAAGATACCATTCAATAGTCTTCTTTAATCCCTCAAGCCACGGTGTCCTAGGCTTCCAGCCTAAACTGCGTATTTTATCACCTGTCATCGAGTACCTGTAGTCGTGGCCTGGTCTATCCTCTGTGTAGTGTATCAGTGTCTCAGGCTTACCCATTAGCCTTAAGATATCTTTCACCACCTCGATATTCTTCTTCTCGTTGCCTCCGGGTACATTATAGATTTCTCCAGTCCTCCCCTTACTGATGATTATTTCTAAAGCTTCAGCGAAGTCTTCAACGTAGAGCCAGTCTCTAATCTGGCTTCCACCACCGTATACTGGTATAGGCTTACCGCTGAGTGCTCTAATGATTACTCGTGGAATAAGCTTCTCAGGATACTGGTACGGCCCGTAGTTGTTTGAAGGCCTCACTATTATAGCTGGGATCCGATAGGTCCTCCAGTAGGCTGCTATCAGCAGGTCGCCGGCAGCCTTGCTAGCAGAGTAGGGGCTACTCGGCTGTAGCTTCTCCTCCTCGCTTGCCGGCGGCAGGTTTAAGCGGTCCCCGTAGACTTCATCAGTGCTTATGTGAATGAGGAGGGGTATTTCAAGTCTTCTAGTTGCCTCGAGGAGCTGGAAGACGCCTTTAATATTAGTCTCAATGAATGGAGCTGGGTCAACTATACTGCGGTCGACGTGTGTTTCAGCTGCAAAGTTTACTACTACGTCAGGCTTGAATTCTCTTAGAGTCTTCGAGAGCATCTCGCTGTCAACGATATCTCCTTTAATGAAGGTGAGGCGTTTATCCTCGAGTAGTCCAGCTAGGTTCTCCAGCCGTCCAGCATAAGTGAGCTTATCGTAGACTAGGATAACTGTATCCTTATTCTTTTTAAGCATGTAGCGCACGAAGTTGCTGCCTATGAAGCCTGCTCCACCAGTCACGTAGAGCCTCATGCTTAATGCCTCCTACAAGTCTACTCTAGACTTCTCTCCAATGATAAACCGGTGTCCTCTGGGGATACTGTTGCCTGAGCTCACTACGGCTTCAGCTCCAATAATGCTTTCAACTATTCTACCAGCATTTTCTAGTCTTGCTCCATCCATTACTATACTATTCTCTACCTCAACACTCCTCAATACAACATTCTGCCCTATGCTAGTATACGGCCCCACATAGCTGTTCTCACCGAGGATACTGCCCCGCCCTATGTAGGCTGGCCCTCTTACTACAGCACTCGAGGCTACCTGTACTCCCTCCTCTACTACTACACGGCCTTCGATGACTGCGCCGGGTTCAACAATACCTTTAATCACTGTCTCCTTGACTCTCTCATCTAGTAGAAGCCTGTTTGCATCGAGTATATCCTGGGGTGTGCCAGTATCCTTCCACCAGCCTTTCACAATAGCGTAGTCTACGCGGAGACCCCAGTCTAATAGCTTCTGGATTGCATCAGTGATCTCCAGCTCGCCCCTCCAGCTAGGCTTAAGCTCCTCAATAGCCTTAAA
This genomic stretch from Desulfurococcus sp. harbors:
- a CDS encoding glycosyl hydrolase-related protein encodes the protein IARIGWLPDSFGFSAQLPQLLRKAGLEVFVTHKLMWNDTNKFPHTLFQWEGLDGTRIPVHIISVTYNGEATVEEILRVWENHIEKNYGAAIHTVGYGNGGGGPNVFIAERLLWINKLPSTPRVKYNLADEDYVKYVKELSQKLPVWKGEMYVETHRGTYTTNHKIKELVSRLERCLRTTEIWATISWIENHARYPRESLSEIWEKLLRSQFHDVLPGSANFEAYQEAYKDLEEALQKCEETLRRTLYTFSGPEDPSGKYIYVFNSLPWTRREVITLPRGTYVSKNLKVAGAQSIGENTVIEIEVPGIGYGVLEKTSSEPAVQEGPVKVQREPGRIILSNEFIDVFVYSDGSISLVSRELKWEAIGRGSLQLKAHQDKPGLFDAWDIEKSSLEDPGVPLRPLGEPRVVLEGPLIACVEIPLGFKNSKVNMNVCLKGSSKLLEVKMNVNWNTRGYLLKLWMKPSINSDKIQCEIPFGVLERALKPQSKWDEAKYEFPVLRWIDISDGSKGLAVISTIKHGYSPREDWIGLTIAKSPLFPDPYSNLEPFNVEVYLYAHEGDYRKGEVYRRAYEVWDKLEVKASHKPPSEYVKTYVSVESGSALIEALKKAESGESLIMRIYDATGTANETEIKLWKAFSISEADLLEEPLSSQEYSGGKLRLHLKGFEVKTLRLTPS
- a CDS encoding ABC transporter substrate-binding protein; the encoded protein is MTTHRITKAIIPLILLVSTLLTPMISLIAVGQEIPIPLPPGVTAKRGDILIVENHYGTFTDPDNFNYLIPGRPGFGASGFSQVCAGFLWYINTTNSELINWLAASPPEYSSDYKTMTIYLRKGLYWNDGHPFTADDVVFTINLYKNTPGLVPNPAYKEWIDRVEKVDDYTVKIYLSKPSPKLHIILFTVTIYGGPSNVILPKHVWEGQDPLKFKFYPPVCIGPYNLKAIDPGGNWFLWERYEDWWGTKLYGMKPGPKYVLFLHPGPEEKKALAMVNHQLDCIRTFLPENFDIVWKNNPYLGGYYGMKAPYAFPYDACVKGIAFNVLKYPFNITEVRRALTFAINFENIYEAFKGPDGSLPVPAALPVVPTPLAVELYYKPLEGELVKLGYDPETKWWKYDPQLAEQLLTSVGFRRGPDGKWLLPNGEKWKITITAPSGFEMESQRIAFLVADQWRAFGIDVDVAPVESGPFSTAWSRGEFEVGAFWPGCSLLSDLTLHINGWARKYFDPGAPSVGWSDYNFSKKAELDKIIDEMEMLPSTDPKVIELGRQALLIWAEQLPWVGFFPTPFYTVNDNYVWTNWPYYPDNYYMDPVYWWAQMLFIILRLQPTGRVDHLYPNEPGTPPTSSWPPIKAPTTTTPGTPAGTVTVTRTIITTTTTAVTTPVTVPTLDTTTVTVVAIIALIIGLAVGWVIARRR
- a CDS encoding ABC transporter permease, which gives rise to MNAFLKYIFMRFIYFLITIISAFSITFILLRFMPVDAVENIVAMMTAQGQVVDPEALKILRRQLYELFGLTGTIWDQYLKFLRSAFTFDFGPSIMSFPTPVVELIEERLPYTLWLLGTSIIISWVLGNIIGMIASLKEDSIASKILQSIAVTLYPIPYYILALLLVFLFIFKIPLFPLVSSFAISLNTIPEMLRATTLPALSIILISALGWWFLSSRALTLRVLSEDYVRYAVIRALPEKRIIGRYVFRNILTPQVTALGLSLGQIFSGALLTEVVFAYPGIGQLLYRSVMTGDIPTAIGIVTLSIYATALATFILDVIYVFIDPRVRLR
- a CDS encoding ABC transporter permease, which produces MFLILILFALISLFAPPGFERWFKYPKDAPPSFSSLDLLLGTTTTGRSVFWSATSAVANSLLIGFTTALIAAHIGLLTGIVAGYKGGLIEKLLMTLTDIFIVTPPLPLQVVLVMLLKNYINMFLIALILSISSWPWPARQVRGIMLSLREREFIITASFSGLTEWEIVFREILPHVLGWHLVNFTNTVLYAIGSEAGLAILGLSILHKDTLGTMIYWSVIGYPSLFRGIWWWFLTPVILIILIMISLYLISIGIAEYIEPRKKTKGVA
- a CDS encoding ABC transporter ATP-binding protein, with product MRGNWILKLESVRGGYQVGSSEKDYIDAVSNVSLEVYNEEVLGIVGESGSGKSTLVKIIYGDLTPPLVVKSGKVVLDASENPVDMISLKPAERRKLWWKTISYIPQQSMSVLNPTMRIRDHFIETLKYHAGMEKNEAVKLISKHVEEVGLTRDVLNAYPHQLSGGMRQRIIIALALMLKPKVIIADEPTTGLDVIVQRGVLQSLLENVRKYKSTLIIVSHDIGVISMITDRIAVMYAGKIVEVGKTERILQKPLHPYTKALIESIPLIGDRTPRKGLPGLPPNLKSPPPGCRFHPRCPLARDICRREEPPLVEVEPGHYVKCWLYSEGRK
- a CDS encoding ABC transporter ATP-binding protein codes for the protein MTEESLLKVVNVTKTFRYGVVFGFQFNALENIYLELGSNPSIYTIAGESGSGKSTLAKIILGVLEPDSGEVLYKGRNVHKLSKDEKKWFRREVQPIFQDPYSTFNPLRDVYSYLVDTALNLKIAGDRKEAEDIVAKSLESVGLHPEEVKGKRPSEFSGGQLQRVSIARAIIPRPRLIIADEPVSMLDASLRTNILEIFKKLKEEEGISFIYITHDLSTAYYVSNEIMILLRGQTMERGPAEKVLIDPLHPYVKTLVESIPEPNLEKKPSWLSKIKLGGIEEKEFIVKGCRFRNRCPHASEKCERTPPEFYIKDKGVWVRCWLYEKEASQVRQ